Proteins encoded by one window of Luteolibacter flavescens:
- a CDS encoding N-acetylmuramoyl-L-alanine amidase yields MIVEYPASAVWYIEARPWNENGMAPADPEKMGSGVVVELEQLDGESNSYAPRRIKKYILTCAHVVRRDSDDSLLREIVCFPPGKGYLRTEKDSRRSGSLSESFARLARVSSLSPCGGTLGARPESLQAASQDDWVLLEIDDEAPSIEERFQKQDSALGWAQVKMDESLKVIGYPGGAGTIAGKEAARRKDEHGKAHYWISGYPIEPAAPEDFEAKGNSPPGLIDYIGDDEVRPGMSGGGVFWNNKLVGIHRSSTDVAMRRGAIEADEIEKWLLSHKKLRPIRYAESTEVIPLPPLSITTAINGGVGGAAVSGSSRIQTLVPTVDTGLARWQKKIGHWVSVISQHPAKHRKEYLATASGGSVCAIMVSLGMLECGTFGSVAQGSSGFRSRFQRSWSDNNRHVFNEGLNARVTTRNAPEMVRHYQTVTLSGTEIPVRRRIVVEQGGTLVIEPGAHLSFDPGTGLEVHGVLKAKGGAEPGKNIVFTAAAPAEGWRGILFRGPGVKGSKLDYSEVSCGRGTPLAFNVDSFAVVAGSDGRFFSAPNPPDPKGLPAGGGLVFSEAQGVQLENCLFTRNLSQAGGAAYIHKSNELHFVSCRFEGNLAYSEYSSAQVPVSQRPIRTASPGGAVFLQDSHSINFRGCQFTGNQSLARFSCGGAIYAGFWASCSIVDCHFKNNVASNAGGAIYALSSTPRFQGTIRPMNPESGYRTTVDIAGGTFTNNRALAHLANPKSTWASHGSEIAVDLGTDVKIQESEFLNNTSEGRMVQADDNQPADEFRSPRTSLSATNLTMRSPWTSAAEIKPFGSYINQQELAIISPTVSHVVVAAAPPATISPGLAGVTDRLMMPESRIFGGKTETYSALRPSEVKIDTVVIHHVSAINWDEPGAGINEEIKAEMASQAATLHGDAKAFSPELCRAIFLGSGVSCHYMIDREGQVFRLVPESLAAWHAGVSKMPAPDDRTKVNDFSIGIELIGMHPSNYPRLADPEKGKGYTPEQYESLRSLLLNICGRHPITHVVGHDEIAGDSAISRGIQRDIPKTDPGPDFDWSRVRQSGSYHPILR; encoded by the coding sequence ATGATCGTTGAGTATCCCGCGAGCGCGGTTTGGTATATCGAGGCCAGGCCTTGGAACGAAAATGGCATGGCCCCGGCGGACCCGGAGAAAATGGGCAGCGGTGTAGTCGTGGAGCTTGAGCAGTTGGACGGAGAGTCAAATTCGTATGCCCCCCGACGAATCAAAAAATATATCCTTACCTGTGCCCATGTGGTGCGCCGTGATAGTGATGACTCGCTGCTTCGGGAGATCGTCTGCTTTCCACCGGGCAAAGGCTATTTGCGGACGGAAAAGGATTCGCGTCGATCAGGCTCATTGAGCGAGAGTTTCGCTCGATTGGCACGGGTATCCAGCTTGTCACCTTGCGGCGGAACTTTGGGTGCTCGTCCGGAGAGTTTGCAAGCGGCGTCGCAGGACGATTGGGTCCTTTTGGAGATCGATGACGAGGCACCGAGCATTGAAGAACGCTTCCAGAAGCAGGATTCGGCTTTGGGCTGGGCGCAGGTAAAGATGGACGAATCCTTGAAAGTGATCGGATATCCCGGCGGCGCCGGTACGATTGCCGGCAAAGAGGCCGCAAGGAGGAAGGACGAGCACGGGAAAGCGCACTATTGGATCTCAGGCTATCCGATCGAGCCTGCGGCGCCCGAGGACTTTGAGGCAAAGGGGAACTCTCCTCCCGGCCTGATTGACTACATTGGCGACGATGAAGTAAGGCCTGGAATGAGCGGAGGCGGCGTGTTCTGGAACAACAAGCTTGTCGGCATTCACCGCAGCTCGACCGACGTCGCCATGCGCCGCGGAGCGATCGAAGCGGACGAGATCGAGAAATGGCTTCTCAGTCACAAGAAGCTCCGTCCGATACGATACGCTGAGAGCACCGAAGTCATTCCGCTCCCCCCTCTGAGTATCACCACAGCAATCAATGGCGGGGTTGGTGGAGCCGCTGTTTCCGGTTCTTCGCGCATCCAAACCTTGGTACCCACCGTTGATACCGGATTGGCGCGTTGGCAAAAGAAGATCGGACATTGGGTTTCGGTCATCTCGCAACATCCCGCCAAACACCGGAAAGAGTACCTTGCCACCGCAAGCGGCGGCAGCGTGTGCGCAATCATGGTCTCCCTTGGGATGCTCGAATGCGGTACCTTTGGAAGTGTCGCCCAGGGGAGCAGTGGCTTCCGGTCGCGGTTCCAGAGGAGCTGGAGCGACAACAACCGGCATGTCTTTAACGAGGGATTGAATGCCCGGGTGACGACTCGCAACGCTCCGGAGATGGTTCGACACTATCAAACGGTCACCCTCTCAGGGACGGAGATCCCGGTCCGCCGGCGCATCGTCGTGGAGCAAGGCGGAACCCTCGTAATCGAGCCGGGCGCACATCTCTCCTTCGATCCGGGGACTGGGTTGGAGGTGCACGGGGTGCTGAAAGCGAAGGGTGGGGCTGAACCCGGGAAAAACATCGTCTTTACCGCTGCCGCGCCAGCCGAGGGGTGGCGTGGCATTCTCTTCCGCGGGCCGGGGGTCAAGGGAAGCAAGCTCGACTACTCCGAGGTCTCCTGCGGACGGGGGACCCCACTTGCATTCAATGTTGACTCGTTCGCCGTGGTAGCGGGAAGCGACGGTCGCTTCTTTTCTGCTCCGAATCCTCCCGATCCGAAGGGGCTGCCTGCCGGTGGCGGGTTGGTATTTTCCGAAGCCCAGGGCGTTCAGTTGGAGAATTGCTTGTTCACCCGGAACCTCTCTCAGGCCGGAGGGGCTGCCTATATCCACAAATCCAATGAACTGCATTTCGTAAGCTGCCGCTTCGAGGGGAACCTAGCCTACTCTGAATATAGTAGTGCCCAGGTGCCCGTAAGCCAACGGCCGATTCGGACGGCTTCGCCCGGTGGCGCGGTTTTCCTGCAGGATTCGCACTCGATCAACTTCCGTGGCTGCCAATTCACCGGAAACCAGAGCCTAGCCCGCTTCAGTTGCGGAGGCGCGATCTATGCCGGCTTTTGGGCTTCCTGTTCGATCGTTGACTGCCATTTCAAGAACAATGTCGCCTCAAACGCAGGCGGAGCCATCTATGCCCTGTCTTCCACGCCCCGTTTTCAAGGCACCATCCGGCCGATGAATCCAGAGTCCGGCTACAGGACGACGGTCGATATTGCGGGCGGTACTTTTACCAACAACCGCGCGCTAGCCCACTTGGCGAATCCGAAATCAACTTGGGCTTCGCATGGCTCGGAGATCGCCGTCGATCTGGGGACTGATGTGAAGATCCAAGAATCGGAATTCCTGAACAACACCAGCGAAGGCCGCATGGTTCAAGCTGATGACAATCAGCCTGCAGACGAGTTCAGGAGCCCTCGAACTTCCCTCTCGGCGACCAACTTGACCATGCGTTCCCCTTGGACCAGCGCGGCCGAGATCAAGCCATTTGGTAGCTACATCAACCAACAGGAGCTCGCGATCATCTCGCCCACCGTAAGCCACGTCGTGGTGGCTGCCGCTCCGCCGGCGACGATCAGTCCCGGGCTTGCCGGGGTCACGGACCGGCTGATGATGCCGGAGAGCCGGATCTTCGGGGGGAAAACGGAGACCTATTCCGCGCTTCGTCCCTCGGAAGTTAAGATCGACACGGTGGTGATCCATCATGTCAGTGCCATCAACTGGGATGAGCCCGGAGCGGGAATCAACGAGGAGATCAAAGCCGAAATGGCGTCTCAGGCCGCAACCCTGCATGGTGACGCGAAGGCCTTCTCTCCGGAACTCTGCCGGGCCATCTTTCTGGGCTCGGGTGTCTCCTGTCACTATATGATTGATCGGGAAGGCCAAGTCTTCCGGTTGGTCCCGGAAAGCTTGGCCGCGTGGCACGCCGGAGTTTCCAAAATGCCCGCACCGGACGATCGCACCAAGGTGAACGACTTCTCCATTGGCATCGAGCTGATCGGCATGCATCCATCGAACTACCCTAGGCTTGCCGATCCGGAGAAGGGAAAGGGATACACTCCGGAGCAATACGAATCCCTGCGCTCGCTGCTCTTGAACATTTGCGGGAGACACCCAATCACCCACGTCGTAGGTCATGACGAAATCGCTGGAGATTCTGCAATATCCCGAGGCATCCAGAGGGATATTCCTAAGACGGATCCGGGCCCGGATTTCGATTGGAGCCGCGTGCGCCAAAGCGGAAGTTACCACCCGATCCTGAGATAG
- a CDS encoding DNA/RNA non-specific endonuclease, translating into MNSKSPLKNLLADQEVMEEIRSAHGNMATRTEAATDGSESTLDVLLGGDESALSEGAYTQTEAIILLTGRPPLIIQDGVWQTPELASIRKRLDKSADALKKLIPKVGRVEVVDRSNYVGTGWMIDEGVMITNRHVAEVFAERSGNVFSFRRDPDQQVLQARVDFKREYQRSDTAFAQISEIIYLEEKGGVRPDMAMVRLAPNGGSLPEPVELDDANPEFDTDIAVIGYPAEDPRNDAFAMQDIFRGVYKVKRLSPGKVRGVDFDGKRLMHDCTTLGGNSGSVVFNLNTGKACGLHFSGDYRVNNYAVSVGWLKARLAEIGSNRLISIPSVAPAPDKRQPTEEVETLGYDPVFLGADFEIPLPEITAAVDIAPVTGSEEGELKYTHFSIVMNSRRRMPYFTACNIDGGKMFNFTRGNDQWFFDARIDEAFQIGEDLYGRNPLDRGHLVRRLDPAWGDSREEAKRGEEDTFYFTNCTPQHSRLNQRTWLSLEDYVLGNATTHDLKVTVFTGPVMAGTDREYRGALIPEEYWKVVVIVSSHTGQLSATGYLLSQADYLGDLEFVFGEFRTYQLPLAQVAEKTGLSFGDLTRYDPLNQAEGQPIRLISGNADIAL; encoded by the coding sequence ATGAACAGCAAATCCCCACTCAAGAACCTCCTCGCCGATCAAGAAGTGATGGAGGAGATCCGCAGCGCCCACGGTAACATGGCAACCCGGACCGAGGCTGCCACCGATGGCTCCGAATCGACCCTCGACGTTCTGCTGGGCGGAGACGAATCCGCGCTTAGCGAGGGCGCCTATACCCAGACCGAGGCGATCATCCTGCTGACCGGCCGTCCTCCGCTGATCATCCAGGATGGTGTTTGGCAAACTCCCGAGCTTGCCTCTATCCGCAAGCGGCTCGACAAGTCGGCCGACGCACTCAAAAAGCTGATCCCAAAGGTTGGGCGGGTAGAAGTCGTGGACCGCAGCAACTACGTCGGCACCGGCTGGATGATCGATGAAGGCGTGATGATCACCAATCGCCACGTGGCCGAGGTATTCGCCGAGCGCAGTGGCAATGTCTTCTCCTTCCGCCGGGATCCGGACCAGCAGGTTCTCCAGGCCCGGGTGGACTTCAAGCGGGAGTATCAGCGCAGCGACACCGCCTTCGCCCAAATTTCGGAAATCATCTATCTTGAGGAGAAGGGAGGCGTCCGTCCGGACATGGCGATGGTGCGCCTCGCCCCGAACGGCGGGTCATTGCCGGAACCCGTTGAGCTCGATGATGCGAATCCAGAGTTCGATACCGACATTGCCGTCATCGGCTACCCGGCGGAGGACCCGCGCAACGATGCCTTCGCCATGCAGGACATCTTCCGGGGCGTCTACAAGGTGAAGCGGCTCAGTCCTGGCAAGGTCCGCGGCGTGGACTTCGATGGAAAACGACTGATGCACGATTGCACCACGCTCGGGGGAAACTCCGGCTCGGTGGTCTTCAATCTCAATACTGGAAAAGCCTGTGGCCTCCATTTCTCGGGAGACTACCGCGTCAACAACTACGCCGTCTCCGTCGGTTGGCTGAAGGCACGGCTCGCGGAGATCGGGTCGAACCGGCTCATCAGCATCCCTTCCGTGGCACCGGCTCCGGACAAACGCCAGCCTACGGAAGAGGTCGAGACCTTGGGGTACGACCCGGTCTTCCTGGGGGCAGACTTCGAGATTCCCCTGCCGGAGATCACCGCCGCGGTCGACATCGCTCCCGTCACGGGATCGGAGGAAGGAGAGCTCAAGTACACTCACTTCTCGATCGTCATGAATTCCCGCCGGCGCATGCCCTACTTCACGGCCTGCAATATCGATGGTGGCAAGATGTTCAACTTCACCCGTGGCAACGACCAGTGGTTCTTCGACGCGCGGATCGACGAAGCCTTCCAGATCGGCGAGGATCTCTACGGGCGCAACCCGCTGGACCGCGGTCACCTCGTGCGACGGTTGGACCCTGCGTGGGGAGATAGCCGCGAAGAAGCCAAGCGTGGCGAGGAGGACACCTTCTACTTCACGAACTGTACGCCCCAACACAGCCGCCTCAACCAGCGGACCTGGTTGAGCCTGGAGGACTACGTCCTTGGCAATGCGACAACGCATGACTTGAAGGTCACCGTATTCACCGGGCCGGTAATGGCCGGTACGGACCGGGAATACCGTGGGGCCCTGATTCCGGAGGAGTACTGGAAGGTCGTTGTGATCGTGAGCTCGCACACGGGCCAGCTCAGTGCCACCGGCTACTTGCTCAGCCAAGCCGACTACCTGGGAGATCTTGAGTTCGTGTTCGGCGAATTCCGCACCTACCAGCTTCCGCTGGCTCAAGTGGCTGAAAAGACCGGCCTCAGCTTCGGCGACCTGACCCGCTACGACCCCTTGAATCAAGCTGAGGGACAGCCGATCCGCCTCATCTCCGGCAACGCCGATATTGCACTGTAG
- a CDS encoding trypsin-like peptidase domain-containing protein, with protein sequence MMTSSPNLSDPASAERITRLVALRERLTASVGSEGLASLATGSAPPNQHEAWEDDSVWKGDGEALRKIQNDEFEQLSSQEEWLLLAIAERELRPLAIVSRGRFNDLPPPWTHFNDGEVRRNVESALPSVGRIIVSTESVGAPMTVGSGFLVGEKMVMTGRQVAEVFARRPSKGGPAEFISDRSAWVDFSDDISIQSQLLRITGIRMIHPVFDLALLEVDSLPPEIKPLRISTATPESLSGREITIIGYPGKSAAQGPLYLDLEMQTFGGVFGVKRIGPGTILGLGEVNSFGGGGRKVAVLKCDVSTVGAFGGSVILDVDSGEVIGMRIQRQTLENSWALPMGLLACDPSIVEQGINFSGVPNSSGGWDRYWEAVDFMQSEKGSSRGSSSTALEALPASVVGSSGPVPYAEGEIAARLDRLRSASANVAEELSLSTRLHHAAAVLAAFYPEKLRAFGEKKPLRKEEAAHFLQADSLPNPYAEEDEDLRWSLAPGPRKQALRELQTAAKMQEALAHNPGQATDIPIQEVLEHAIRMKTFDLSSMDVAELNLLATVSEWLEGTEPGRPLPPPSAILPEIESRRDRALLGRLVSDTFVGRQDEIDWIQVHLMTTIPEVCFIAGYGGMGKSALISRALLQWERLPTVDLFAQPPSIHQPDHLWVRVDMHHSMVNPENPSSVLRQAAQQLMRSHPNYSSWLMEFVNLAGSQEIRQDRVSLESSSPHDFESDLWEQFANICSQILASSTQRLLLWIDTFEEAQYLGDSVANRLISMASQLTHIQPKIRVLISGRALPPTLEVASKQKGSQLPEPGTSLFILAQDDPPLNALVLKELPQSNATDLLERLVSQEERVSNAPSKLEAKLIPQAANILGGNPLTLRLAAPVLVAEGAKNAAKLSTIAEEARQKYLVSRIVAHLHDRKLEKIMLPSLELRVISPAVIREVLAGPCGLEELSEEVATKLFSRLRREITLVEPGSDVGDGFRYRHDIRMIMLRERNNHLSAKARRVHKEAVVWWTKQEGFIARAEEIYHRLRLSEDVEKLQGRWIPEAGQLLRSVLEELPEGSRQKLWLAQKLNVVLNSEESAEVSQADWEQQTAIESQRLLIENNPQGALNVLSRREERLPGSPLFALESRAHLFAGDDNRALEIAWEGISACRDKSKAMAVDLALLVGFIHERRGEFEEARTAVAEAVIISRQTDDKLMHLRAQLRVRRLQRLNTMRGGRKQSAYLAPPKTLLKAAHAVPDSLLSGSPSLLRELAAELGVAEPSFLRLASGILLDEVLSSVPPAEVLEMMQSMQMIDRKEWELLSAVGRQAELVRMARSRFEERLHQRRSSALKPFYIALQDLFRRSVDAALRKEYTPSRSVSNSVPTRSTKSRQVLRIDSVFLKQLTSLISHAPAEWLDTIARHVLHDDISRLGYGLDQKATAQEIIRRANEFQRLPELIDGVGVLMGADSKVFKMLRKSFDKWYYDKLSPAPATRPKKTRPPGVARKTPPPISSSMKKAAKKKSGPITMDELQQEVLEGNISTMELGTYFIELPPDGESLEPKFILNPEKVIVPPEEETLESALLMNSANKLFAWLRKVEYEKKIKKGGPNLIRAIAEGDSWFQYPKILWDVIDKLSERPDLAIRCFSAAGDVLSNMVANPQFVEAIRSEKPKYFLLSGGGNDLVDGQGLRLLLKKYDPKLKPAQYLNDNYTAFRARITRLYKDILTLIFRESPTIHVICHGYAYAIPDSKRGPWLGKPMEELGIRDRTLQFSIMKVIVDDIQSAIKSGIAQATDGTSFKVSFVDNRKTIPTEGKCWHDEFHPTDEYFAKVADKISKLIK encoded by the coding sequence ATGATGACGTCTTCTCCCAACCTTTCCGATCCGGCCAGTGCCGAAAGGATCACACGCTTGGTCGCCCTGCGCGAGAGACTAACGGCTTCGGTAGGATCGGAAGGTCTAGCCTCATTGGCGACCGGTTCAGCTCCACCTAATCAGCATGAGGCGTGGGAGGATGACTCCGTTTGGAAAGGTGACGGTGAAGCGCTCCGCAAGATCCAGAACGACGAATTTGAACAGCTATCCAGTCAGGAGGAATGGCTCTTGCTTGCCATCGCCGAGCGGGAACTCCGGCCGCTTGCCATCGTCTCCCGAGGGCGCTTCAATGATCTGCCGCCTCCGTGGACGCATTTCAATGATGGGGAAGTCCGCCGGAACGTTGAATCGGCACTCCCGTCCGTCGGGCGTATAATAGTATCAACGGAATCCGTAGGGGCACCGATGACGGTCGGAAGTGGCTTCTTGGTCGGTGAAAAGATGGTGATGACCGGACGGCAAGTTGCCGAGGTCTTTGCAAGAAGGCCAAGCAAGGGAGGGCCCGCGGAATTCATTTCCGACCGCTCGGCATGGGTGGATTTCAGTGATGACATATCGATCCAAAGCCAATTGCTTCGGATTACCGGGATCAGGATGATTCATCCTGTATTTGATTTGGCATTGCTGGAGGTTGATTCGTTGCCGCCAGAGATCAAGCCGCTGAGAATTTCTACCGCGACACCGGAGTCGCTCTCAGGGCGTGAGATCACGATCATCGGATATCCCGGCAAGTCGGCTGCACAAGGACCATTGTATCTTGATCTGGAGATGCAGACCTTTGGTGGCGTTTTTGGTGTGAAGCGAATCGGGCCTGGAACGATTCTGGGGCTGGGTGAAGTCAACAGCTTCGGCGGTGGAGGTCGCAAGGTGGCCGTGCTCAAATGCGATGTTTCGACAGTCGGTGCGTTTGGCGGTTCTGTGATCTTGGACGTCGACAGCGGCGAGGTCATCGGCATGCGGATCCAACGGCAAACCTTGGAGAACAGCTGGGCACTTCCTATGGGTTTACTTGCTTGCGACCCAAGCATTGTTGAACAGGGTATCAATTTTTCCGGCGTGCCCAATTCATCTGGAGGGTGGGATAGATACTGGGAGGCTGTCGACTTCATGCAGTCCGAGAAAGGCTCTTCGAGAGGCTCCTCCTCGACTGCGCTGGAGGCTTTGCCAGCGTCAGTCGTCGGCTCATCCGGGCCGGTTCCCTATGCCGAGGGTGAGATCGCGGCTCGCCTTGATCGCTTACGCTCTGCTTCAGCGAATGTGGCTGAAGAGTTAAGCCTCAGTACCCGGCTCCATCATGCCGCCGCAGTACTCGCAGCTTTCTATCCGGAGAAATTGCGTGCATTTGGCGAGAAGAAGCCGTTACGGAAGGAAGAGGCCGCTCACTTCCTTCAGGCAGACAGCTTGCCGAATCCCTATGCTGAAGAAGACGAGGATCTGAGGTGGAGCTTGGCACCCGGTCCGCGCAAGCAGGCACTGCGTGAATTGCAGACCGCGGCGAAGATGCAGGAAGCACTCGCCCACAATCCGGGGCAGGCGACAGACATCCCCATCCAAGAGGTGCTTGAGCACGCCATCCGGATGAAAACCTTCGACCTTTCAAGCATGGACGTCGCGGAGCTCAATCTGCTCGCAACGGTGTCCGAATGGTTGGAAGGCACCGAGCCGGGGAGACCTCTTCCGCCACCATCCGCGATTTTGCCCGAGATCGAGAGCCGCCGCGATCGCGCGCTGCTAGGGCGTCTTGTCAGCGATACCTTTGTAGGCAGGCAGGATGAGATAGACTGGATACAAGTGCACCTAATGACGACAATTCCCGAGGTGTGCTTCATCGCCGGCTACGGCGGGATGGGAAAGTCCGCTCTGATCTCCCGGGCTCTGCTGCAGTGGGAGCGACTCCCGACAGTGGATCTTTTCGCCCAGCCGCCGTCGATTCATCAGCCCGACCATCTCTGGGTCCGGGTGGACATGCACCACTCAATGGTGAATCCCGAGAATCCTTCAAGCGTGCTCCGTCAGGCCGCCCAGCAGCTGATGAGGTCTCATCCGAACTATTCGAGCTGGCTGATGGAGTTTGTGAATTTGGCTGGAAGCCAGGAGATCCGTCAGGATCGGGTTTCCCTCGAGTCGTCTTCCCCGCACGATTTCGAGTCGGATCTTTGGGAGCAGTTCGCGAATATCTGTTCGCAGATCCTAGCGTCGTCCACACAGCGCCTGCTGTTGTGGATCGATACGTTTGAAGAAGCCCAGTATCTTGGAGACTCCGTGGCCAACCGTTTGATTTCGATGGCTAGCCAGCTGACCCACATCCAGCCGAAGATCCGCGTTTTGATTTCGGGCCGGGCTTTGCCGCCGACACTGGAGGTGGCGAGCAAGCAGAAAGGATCGCAGCTACCGGAACCGGGCACTTCGCTCTTTATTCTCGCTCAGGACGATCCGCCTTTGAATGCGCTCGTTTTGAAGGAACTCCCGCAATCCAATGCCACTGATCTCCTGGAACGACTTGTTAGCCAGGAAGAGAGAGTCTCCAACGCACCTTCCAAGCTCGAGGCCAAGTTGATTCCCCAGGCGGCAAACATTCTCGGGGGAAATCCTCTCACGCTGAGACTCGCCGCTCCCGTTCTCGTCGCCGAAGGTGCCAAAAATGCCGCAAAGCTTTCGACAATTGCGGAAGAAGCGCGCCAAAAGTATCTGGTGAGCCGCATCGTGGCGCATCTTCATGATCGCAAGCTGGAGAAGATCATGTTGCCCAGCTTGGAACTGCGTGTGATCAGCCCTGCGGTAATACGCGAGGTTCTGGCCGGTCCGTGCGGCTTGGAGGAATTGAGCGAGGAGGTCGCAACCAAACTTTTCTCGCGCCTGCGCCGAGAGATCACCCTGGTGGAACCAGGCAGCGACGTGGGTGATGGGTTCCGCTACCGGCATGATATTCGCATGATAATGTTGCGCGAGCGCAACAACCATCTATCCGCCAAGGCACGCAGGGTCCACAAGGAGGCCGTGGTCTGGTGGACGAAGCAAGAAGGCTTCATCGCACGGGCCGAAGAGATCTATCATCGACTACGCCTGAGCGAGGATGTGGAGAAGCTGCAGGGCCGCTGGATTCCGGAGGCTGGGCAGCTCCTGCGCTCAGTGCTTGAAGAATTGCCTGAGGGTTCCCGGCAGAAGCTCTGGCTCGCACAGAAGCTGAACGTTGTTCTGAACTCAGAAGAGTCCGCCGAGGTGAGCCAAGCCGACTGGGAACAGCAAACGGCGATCGAGTCCCAACGTCTCCTGATCGAGAACAATCCGCAAGGGGCGCTCAACGTCCTTTCACGGCGTGAGGAGCGTCTTCCGGGAAGTCCGCTTTTTGCCCTGGAGAGTCGTGCTCATCTTTTCGCCGGCGACGACAATCGGGCGCTGGAAATCGCTTGGGAAGGAATTTCTGCCTGCCGCGATAAGTCCAAGGCTATGGCGGTGGACCTCGCGCTTCTTGTTGGCTTCATTCATGAGCGGCGCGGGGAATTTGAGGAGGCCCGTACAGCGGTGGCAGAGGCAGTGATCATCAGTCGTCAAACGGATGACAAGCTCATGCATCTGCGCGCTCAACTCCGTGTGCGCCGTCTACAGCGGCTAAACACGATGAGGGGTGGCAGGAAGCAATCGGCCTACCTTGCCCCACCCAAGACCCTGCTCAAGGCAGCCCACGCCGTGCCGGATTCCCTGCTCAGTGGCAGTCCTTCCTTGTTGCGCGAGTTGGCGGCCGAACTGGGAGTTGCTGAGCCTTCGTTTCTTCGATTGGCATCAGGAATTTTGCTGGATGAGGTGCTTTCATCCGTGCCGCCTGCCGAGGTGCTGGAGATGATGCAGTCGATGCAAATGATCGACCGAAAGGAGTGGGAGCTGCTCTCCGCTGTGGGGCGCCAGGCGGAGCTGGTAAGGATGGCCCGCAGTAGATTCGAGGAACGTTTGCATCAGAGGCGCTCTTCAGCGCTCAAGCCCTTTTATATCGCCCTGCAGGATCTCTTCCGCAGATCGGTTGATGCTGCCCTGCGCAAAGAGTACACGCCTTCCCGTTCGGTGAGCAATTCGGTCCCGACGCGATCCACAAAGTCACGGCAAGTGCTTAGGATAGACAGCGTTTTTCTCAAGCAACTGACCTCGCTCATTTCCCATGCTCCGGCCGAGTGGCTGGACACAATTGCGCGGCATGTACTCCACGATGACATTTCCAGGCTGGGCTACGGTCTGGACCAGAAGGCGACCGCCCAAGAGATCATAAGACGTGCGAATGAGTTCCAACGCCTCCCCGAACTCATCGATGGCGTCGGCGTCCTGATGGGCGCGGACTCGAAGGTTTTCAAGATGCTCCGCAAGTCATTCGACAAGTGGTACTACGACAAGCTTTCCCCTGCTCCCGCCACTCGCCCGAAAAAGACACGCCCACCTGGGGTCGCCCGAAAAACACCACCACCAATCTCTTCCTCAATGAAAAAAGCAGCCAAGAAAAAGTCAGGACCTATCACGATGGATGAACTCCAGCAGGAAGTGCTGGAAGGTAATATCTCGACCATGGAGCTGGGCACCTACTTCATCGAGTTGCCTCCCGATGGGGAGAGTCTCGAGCCGAAGTTCATCCTCAATCCCGAGAAGGTCATCGTTCCTCCCGAGGAAGAGACTTTGGAATCCGCGCTCTTGATGAATTCCGCCAACAAGCTCTTTGCTTGGCTGCGCAAGGTGGAATATGAGAAGAAGATCAAGAAAGGCGGTCCCAATCTGATTCGTGCGATCGCAGAGGGCGACTCCTGGTTCCAGTATCCGAAGATCCTGTGGGATGTCATCGACAAGCTCAGTGAGCGTCCGGATCTCGCCATTCGTTGTTTCAGCGCCGCGGGTGACGTGCTCAGCAACATGGTGGCGAATCCTCAATTCGTGGAAGCGATCCGCTCGGAGAAGCCAAAGTATTTCCTGCTTAGCGGCGGCGGCAATGACTTGGTCGATGGTCAGGGCCTTCGACTCCTGCTGAAAAAGTACGACCCAAAGCTGAAACCGGCGCAATACCTTAACGACAATTACACCGCTTTTCGAGCTCGCATCACGCGGCTCTACAAGGACATCCTCACGCTGATCTTCCGCGAGAGCCCAACGATTCACGTGATTTGCCACGGCTACGCCTACGCTATTCCGGACAGCAAGCGCGGTCCTTGGCTCGGCAAGCCGATGGAAGAGCTCGGCATCCGGGACCGCACCCTCCAGTTCTCCATCATGAAGGTCATCGTCGATGACATCCAGTCCGCCATCAAGTCCGGCATCGCCCAGGCCACCGATGGCACCTCCTTCAAGGTGTCCTTCGTCGACAACCGGAAGACCATCCCGACCGAAGGCAAGTGCTGGCACGATGAGTTCCACCCCACCGACGAGTACTTCGCGAAGGTGGCGGACAAGATCAGCAAGCTGATCAAGTAA